One genomic region from Amycolatopsis sp. FBCC-B4732 encodes:
- a CDS encoding amidohydrolase, whose protein sequence is MDDLLLRRVRPGLGGELADVRVNDGRVTAITEPGAPGFAARVVDGHGGTLLPGLVDAHVHVVQWATSRRRIPLGAARSAAEAIELLLAHLLATPAAQSELVVGAGFRDGLWPDLPHKDMLQRALPGRAVALFSADLHTLWLSPAALKLIGRDHPTGVLLEADCMSATAQLPTAAIDTQDEWVAEALAAAAARGVTQIVDYEFADTVADWTRRATPSTRISCVIAKHLLDQTIERGHRTGDVLPDSGGLLTVGPFKLFVDGSLNTRTAYCHEPYPGSDSPGSLELPPDSLVPLMQRAFDHGLLPAVHAIGDHANTIALDAFEEVGCPGRIEHAQLLSPADVPRFAALGLVASIQPAHQPDDRDVADRHWHGRTSRAYPYRSLLESGARLEFGSDAPVAPLDPWDGIASAVARTDDDRPPWHPEQSIPFAEALASSSGGRRGVAVGDLADLMVTATDPSTLSPSDLRNLPVTATILGGHVTHQI, encoded by the coding sequence ATGGATGATCTCCTGCTGCGCCGCGTGCGCCCCGGACTCGGCGGCGAGCTCGCGGACGTCCGGGTGAACGACGGCCGCGTCACGGCGATCACCGAGCCGGGGGCGCCCGGGTTCGCCGCGCGGGTGGTCGACGGCCACGGCGGCACGCTGCTGCCGGGTCTGGTGGACGCGCACGTCCACGTCGTGCAGTGGGCGACGTCCCGCCGTCGCATCCCCTTGGGCGCGGCCCGATCGGCGGCGGAGGCGATCGAGCTGCTGCTGGCGCACCTGCTGGCGACGCCGGCCGCGCAGTCGGAGCTGGTGGTGGGCGCGGGCTTCCGCGACGGGCTGTGGCCGGACCTGCCGCACAAGGACATGCTGCAGCGCGCACTGCCCGGCCGCGCGGTCGCGTTGTTCAGCGCGGACCTCCACACGCTGTGGCTGAGCCCGGCGGCGCTGAAGCTGATCGGCCGCGACCACCCGACGGGCGTCCTGCTGGAAGCCGACTGCATGAGCGCGACGGCCCAGCTCCCGACGGCGGCGATCGACACCCAGGACGAGTGGGTGGCGGAAGCCCTCGCCGCGGCGGCCGCCCGCGGGGTGACGCAGATCGTCGACTACGAGTTCGCGGACACGGTGGCGGACTGGACCCGCCGGGCCACGCCGTCGACCCGGATCTCGTGCGTGATCGCGAAGCACCTGCTGGACCAGACCATCGAGCGCGGCCACCGCACGGGCGACGTCCTCCCGGACTCCGGCGGGCTCCTCACGGTCGGCCCGTTCAAGCTCTTCGTGGACGGTTCCCTCAACACGCGCACGGCCTACTGCCACGAACCGTACCCGGGCAGCGATTCCCCGGGCTCGCTGGAACTGCCGCCGGATTCGCTGGTCCCGTTGATGCAGCGCGCTTTCGACCACGGTTTGCTGCCGGCGGTCCACGCGATCGGCGACCACGCGAACACGATCGCGCTCGACGCGTTCGAGGAGGTCGGCTGCCCGGGCCGCATCGAGCACGCCCAGCTGCTCTCGCCGGCCGACGTCCCCCGGTTCGCGGCTTTGGGCCTGGTGGCGTCGATCCAGCCCGCCCACCAGCCGGACGACCGGGACGTGGCGGACCGCCATTGGCACGGCCGGACTTCGCGCGCGTACCCGTACCGTTCCCTGCTGGAATCGGGCGCCCGCTTGGAGTTCGGCTCGGACGCCCCGGTGGCGCCCCTCGACCCGTGGGACGGAATAGCTTCGGCGGTCGCCCGCACGGACGACGACAGGCCACCGTGGCACCCGGAACAGTCGATCCCGTTCGCCGAGGCCCTGGCTTCCTCGTCCGGCGGCCGGCGCGGCGTGGCGGTGGGCGACCTCGCGGACCTGATGGTGACGGCGACGGACCCGTCGACGCTGTCGCCGTCCGACTTGAGAAACCTCCCGGTGACGGCCACCATCCTCGGCGGCCACGTGACGCACCAGATCTGA
- a CDS encoding GH92 family glycosyl hydrolase, with protein MRRGIPKRGTRVLATLLAGATTVALATPAGAQGGPRFADDPTTLVDTSIGNNGDGTTFPGATTPFGMVQLSPDTQLKKYASYDYAQDTTLGFSHTHLSGVGCQTMGNFRFMPTTGAVTSSDPAQYGAKFSHADETRSPGYYGVKLGNGVEAELTATQRTGQHRYTFPSGASQNVLIEVGESNGYTYAGDVHVVGDDTVEGWLQGGNFCWETQKERYKVFFSAKFDRGFTSFGTWTDGKLTPNRRDAKLGSQRTGAWLTFGTEKNQVGASVGLSYTSIDGARLNRKTEQPKSFDKAEKQAHDTWAGELNRMRVAGGTTADQRTYYSALYRSLLHPSVGSDVDGFYRGFDDQVHRSRDTYYQMFSLWDTYRSQNQLVALLHPDKAADMTKSVLKVYQDGGWVPRWALGGGETNVMSGDPVTPWVVDNYRRGILDDKTARQLFDALWRNANEVPEDQSIFRGRDGNPSYVKNGWIGYQDLPGYTYGDTRQAGSATLEYALADCALSTMAQGLGYGDKAETLKNRCGNFAKLWDAGVESRGFTGFPRTKAADGTGVGNPDPAQSTGFHEGTPWQYQWLAQQDPAKLFGLMGGPAQAEKRLDTFFDIPLLLADPAKAAKDSWVHGAYDYHNNFAFNPNNEPDLHAPWMYSWTGAPWKTSAVLRAARTLFTDTPYGMPGNDDLGTISSWLVFGMTGVFEAQPGSGTYLLSTPMFEKVEIRPAGGRKIEIEAPGASAAKLQYTKDVRIGARGYDRAWISHADLLRAGKIRFSLSDTPATWGTASVPPAL; from the coding sequence ATGAGACGTGGCATCCCAAAGCGGGGGACGCGCGTCCTCGCCACCCTGCTCGCCGGCGCCACCACGGTGGCCCTCGCGACCCCCGCCGGCGCCCAAGGCGGGCCCCGGTTCGCCGACGATCCCACCACGCTCGTCGACACCTCGATCGGCAACAACGGGGACGGCACCACCTTCCCGGGCGCCACCACCCCCTTCGGGATGGTGCAGCTCAGCCCGGACACCCAGCTCAAGAAGTACGCGTCCTACGACTACGCCCAGGACACCACCCTCGGCTTCAGCCACACCCACCTCTCCGGCGTCGGCTGCCAGACGATGGGCAACTTCCGCTTCATGCCCACCACCGGGGCCGTGACCAGCAGCGATCCCGCGCAGTACGGCGCCAAGTTCAGCCACGCGGACGAAACCCGCAGCCCCGGGTACTACGGCGTCAAGCTCGGCAACGGCGTCGAAGCCGAGCTGACCGCCACCCAGCGCACCGGTCAGCACCGCTACACCTTCCCTTCCGGCGCGAGCCAGAACGTCCTCATCGAGGTCGGCGAGAGCAACGGCTACACCTACGCCGGTGACGTCCACGTCGTCGGCGACGACACCGTCGAGGGCTGGCTGCAGGGCGGCAACTTCTGCTGGGAGACCCAGAAAGAGCGCTACAAGGTCTTCTTCAGCGCCAAGTTCGACCGCGGGTTCACGAGCTTCGGCACCTGGACCGACGGCAAGCTGACGCCGAACCGGCGCGACGCGAAGCTGGGCAGCCAGCGCACCGGCGCCTGGCTCACCTTCGGCACCGAAAAGAACCAGGTCGGCGCCTCCGTCGGGCTCTCGTACACCTCGATCGACGGCGCCCGGCTGAACCGCAAGACCGAGCAGCCCAAGTCGTTCGACAAGGCCGAAAAGCAAGCTCACGACACCTGGGCCGGCGAGCTGAACCGGATGCGCGTCGCCGGTGGGACGACCGCCGACCAGCGCACCTACTACAGCGCGCTGTACCGGTCGCTGCTGCACCCGTCCGTCGGGTCCGATGTGGACGGTTTCTACCGCGGCTTCGACGACCAGGTGCACCGCAGCCGCGACACGTACTACCAGATGTTCTCGCTCTGGGACACCTACCGCTCGCAGAACCAGCTCGTCGCGCTCCTGCACCCGGACAAGGCCGCGGACATGACCAAGTCCGTCCTCAAGGTCTACCAGGACGGCGGCTGGGTCCCGCGCTGGGCGCTGGGCGGCGGCGAGACGAACGTGATGAGCGGTGACCCCGTCACGCCGTGGGTGGTCGACAACTACCGCCGCGGCATCCTCGACGACAAGACCGCGCGGCAGCTCTTCGACGCTTTGTGGCGCAACGCCAACGAAGTGCCGGAGGACCAGTCGATCTTCCGTGGTCGCGACGGTAATCCGTCCTACGTGAAGAACGGCTGGATCGGTTACCAGGACCTCCCGGGCTACACCTACGGCGACACCCGCCAGGCCGGTTCGGCGACCCTCGAATACGCCCTCGCCGACTGCGCACTGTCCACAATGGCGCAAGGACTCGGGTACGGGGACAAGGCCGAGACGCTCAAGAACCGCTGCGGCAACTTCGCCAAGCTCTGGGACGCCGGCGTCGAATCCCGCGGCTTCACCGGCTTCCCCCGCACCAAGGCCGCGGACGGCACCGGCGTCGGCAACCCCGACCCGGCGCAGTCGACCGGCTTCCACGAGGGCACGCCGTGGCAGTACCAGTGGCTCGCGCAGCAGGACCCGGCGAAGCTGTTCGGCCTGATGGGCGGCCCGGCGCAGGCGGAGAAGCGGCTCGACACCTTCTTCGACATCCCGCTGCTGCTGGCCGACCCGGCGAAGGCCGCCAAGGACTCCTGGGTCCACGGTGCGTACGACTACCACAACAACTTCGCCTTCAACCCGAACAACGAGCCCGACCTGCACGCCCCCTGGATGTACAGCTGGACGGGCGCGCCGTGGAAGACGTCGGCCGTGCTGCGCGCGGCGCGAACGCTCTTCACCGACACGCCGTACGGCATGCCCGGCAACGACGACCTCGGCACCATCTCGTCGTGGCTCGTCTTCGGCATGACCGGCGTCTTCGAAGCCCAGCCCGGCTCCGGGACGTACCTGCTCAGCACGCCGATGTTCGAGAAGGTCGAGATCCGCCCGGCCGGCGGCCGCAAGATCGAGATCGAGGCGCCCGGCGCGAGTGCGGCGAAGCTGCAGTACACAAAGGACGTCCGGATCGGGGCGCGCGGTTACGACCGCGCCTGGATCTCCCACGCTGACCTGCTCCGCGCGGGCAAGATCCGGTTCTCGCTGAGCGACACCCCGGCCACCTGGGGCACGGCGTCCGTTCCGCCCGCCTTGTGA
- a CDS encoding DUF2127 domain-containing protein encodes MTEAKTTATEKFFRVAIAIKGLDGALQVVGALVLAFIPASAVSGFTHAVITRDLLGDPSGTLARHLESATENFLNGDTKTFAVAYLLAHGLIKLGLVWALARKIVRAYPVAAVILAAFVVYEIFRAVHTHSIALPFFAALDVVIIVLVLREYRQLKRAE; translated from the coding sequence ATGACGGAAGCGAAGACCACGGCGACCGAGAAGTTCTTCCGGGTCGCCATCGCGATCAAGGGCCTCGACGGCGCTCTGCAGGTCGTCGGGGCCCTGGTCCTCGCCTTCATCCCGGCGTCGGCCGTCAGCGGGTTCACCCACGCCGTGATCACGCGGGACCTGCTCGGCGACCCGTCGGGCACGCTCGCGCGGCACCTCGAGTCGGCGACGGAGAACTTCCTCAACGGCGACACCAAGACGTTCGCCGTCGCCTACCTGCTCGCCCACGGCCTCATCAAGCTCGGCCTCGTGTGGGCGCTGGCCCGGAAGATCGTCCGCGCGTACCCGGTGGCCGCGGTCATCCTCGCCGCCTTCGTGGTCTACGAGATCTTCCGGGCCGTGCACACCCACTCGATCGCGCTCCCGTTCTTCGCCGCGCTCGACGTCGTGATCATCGTCCTGGTGCTGCGCGAGTACCGGCAGTTGAAGCGGGCTGAGTAG
- a CDS encoding PP2C family serine/threonine-protein phosphatase, which yields MITTRPGYPRWHTASAQGPRSLNADAIGAYAAAGGPGVVFALADGVGDDPAAARAARAAAAAAARTPVHKGPVEAVLAAQRAVREQTGGDAVLVVAMPAAHGGYRIAWVGDTRAYAWDGTTLSRLTTDHTLAEYFRARHQPVTPRMEHVVTTSVRTAEPHEIGTAETTSAGLLLTSDGIHKPLAGAGIRAVLARPGTGATELVEAALAHGGSDNATAIYVEPLEADSTTVRFPVAA from the coding sequence ATGATCACCACACGTCCGGGGTACCCGCGCTGGCACACCGCGAGCGCGCAAGGCCCCCGCTCGCTCAACGCCGACGCCATCGGGGCGTACGCCGCCGCCGGCGGGCCCGGCGTCGTCTTCGCGCTCGCCGACGGGGTCGGTGACGATCCCGCCGCCGCACGCGCGGCCCGCGCCGCCGCCGCGGCCGCCGCGCGGACTCCCGTCCACAAAGGACCCGTCGAGGCCGTGCTCGCCGCGCAGCGCGCCGTGCGCGAGCAGACCGGCGGGGACGCCGTGCTCGTCGTCGCGATGCCCGCCGCGCACGGCGGCTACCGCATCGCCTGGGTCGGCGACACCCGCGCGTACGCCTGGGACGGCACCACGCTCTCGCGGCTGACCACCGACCACACGCTCGCCGAGTACTTCCGCGCCCGCCACCAGCCGGTGACCCCGCGGATGGAGCACGTGGTCACGACCAGCGTCCGCACCGCCGAACCGCACGAAATCGGCACGGCCGAGACCACGAGCGCGGGCCTGCTGCTGACCAGCGACGGCATCCACAAGCCGCTCGCCGGCGCCGGCATCCGCGCCGTGCTGGCCCGGCCGGGCACGGGCGCCACCGAACTCGTCGAGGCGGCGCTGGCCCACGGCGGCTCGGACAACGCCACCGCCATCTACGTCGAGCCACTGGAGGCCGACAGCACGACGGTGCGATTTCCCGTCGCCGCGTGA
- a CDS encoding AfsR/SARP family transcriptional regulator, giving the protein MRAGESARFEELRLAVLEGRIDAEVASGDHLRAVPDATALVVEHPLRERASALLMAGLCASGRQADAIEVYHRGRRLLAERLGIEPGPALRAAYQRVLDVQAG; this is encoded by the coding sequence TTGCGCGCGGGGGAGTCGGCGCGTTTCGAAGAGCTGCGCCTGGCGGTCCTGGAGGGCCGGATCGACGCGGAAGTGGCGTCGGGCGACCACCTGCGGGCGGTCCCCGACGCCACCGCGCTCGTCGTCGAGCACCCGCTGCGCGAACGCGCCAGTGCCCTGCTCATGGCCGGGCTCTGCGCGAGCGGCCGCCAGGCGGACGCGATCGAGGTCTACCACCGCGGCCGCCGGCTGCTGGCCGAGCGCCTCGGCATCGAGCCGGGCCCGGCGCTGCGGGCGGCCTACCAGCGGGTGCTCGACGTTCAGGCGGGGTAG
- a CDS encoding nuclear transport factor 2 family protein, translated as MDDYRALANLIFSYAALVDAGDFTAVGELFSSGEFTGSGGALRGAAAVERMLRETVIVYDDGTPRTKHVTTNVALEVTGSTASSSAYFTVLQAVPGLPLQTIAAGRYTDRFTRSDTGWRFTERRAAVDLVGDISHHLRPIL; from the coding sequence GTGGACGACTACCGGGCGCTTGCGAACTTGATCTTTTCGTACGCGGCCCTGGTCGACGCAGGCGATTTCACCGCGGTGGGCGAGCTGTTCTCCTCAGGGGAGTTCACGGGCAGCGGCGGCGCGTTGCGAGGCGCGGCGGCGGTGGAGCGCATGCTGCGCGAGACGGTGATCGTGTACGACGACGGGACGCCGCGGACCAAGCACGTGACCACGAACGTGGCTTTGGAAGTGACCGGCTCGACAGCTTCGTCGAGCGCGTACTTCACGGTGCTGCAGGCGGTTCCGGGGTTACCGCTGCAGACGATCGCGGCCGGGCGTTATACGGACCGGTTCACGAGGAGCGACACCGGCTGGCGATTCACCGAGCGCCGCGCGGCGGTGGACCTGGTCGGCGACATCAGCCACCACCTGCGGCCGATTCTTTGA